The stretch of DNA CGTCAGATAATTAACACATAGAAACATCAGTGACTTAAGCCTGCCTTAGCAGCACACGGTCTTCAAATTCAGAAGGGGTTACCAGTTCCAGTTTTATTGATGAAAATTCAGGATGGTTCAGTAATAAATGCTTTTTCCTATTAAAACCATCGATTAAGCTATAATCTGTTGTTACAAAAAGGTTTATATTATGTCTGACACAGTTATAAATGTGGCGGGCATCCCTCTCTTCCTGTCGGTAGTGATATTTTTGCATGACCGTATTTATTACAAAATCAATATGGCTCTTGTCCACAGGTAATTCCCGCCAGCTTTTTTTGCTAAATCCTATAACCCTGTTCAATAACCCGAAAAGATTCCTGTTCCTCTCCCCCTCAACCCCTATAAAAACAGGCTCTATGGAACGATTTGCCAGAACTGACACCAATATGTCCCAGTTAAGCTGGTAATGAATACGTCTCAAATCGCTCCACTGGCTATGTGTAAACCAGAGATGCAAATCCTTTAAACAATCCTTGAGTATATTGTAATCTTCCTCCTGGCAATAGTCTGAATAATTATCCTGTCTTTCGAAACATAGAACCTCATCGCGAAGAAATGAAAAAAACCTTTTATCTGGATCAGCGATTCCCTGAGGGTATTTAGCCATACCGTAATCCCCTGCAGCACCAACAAGGTTGGTAGGTAGTATTTCTAACTGCTCATAATACTCGATAATCTGCTTATATTTTTCTATCTCGCTTTTATCAACCTTGCCCCATTCCTCAAAATCTTCTATGGCTTCAATTATCATATCCGTATCCGCAACACAGCACCCCTTTCTGTTAAGCCAGAAGATAATGTCTATTTCTGTATCTTCCCCACAGGTTGAAAACCTTATGCGGTTTTCTTTAAACTGTCTCCACATGTTGTGAATTGCCTGCCAATCTCTATATGTTCTCTCCTTTTCCAACGGCTTCTCCGCCAGAATATTGAGTACACTATAATCCACATATACAGTAATGCAAGGCTGGTTAATCATTCCACTTTATCCCGCAAGGTTATTTAGTTATCAGTAAAAACCCTAATAAATAGTTTATTATTGACATGACCATACTGAAGAGCATTGCTATCCAGAAACCTTTTACATGAAATCCATTTATCATTGATGAGGCCAGCAAAACGAGGACAGCATTGATAACAAAGGTAAATAGCCCTAAAGTCAAGATATTAATAGGCAGTGTAACAAGTATCAAAATCGGTCTCACCAGTACATTGACAATACCAAGAAAAAGTGCAACCCATAAGGCTGTAAAAAAACCGCTGATATAAACCCCGGGGATTAAATAGGCGCTTATCACAATCGATGTGGCCATTATCAGCCATTTCAAAAGCAATACCATGACTATATTTGGGCTATATTACAGAATAAAAATATTTTTAACACCTTAATAATACCCCCTGCTATTGGATTTAGAATTTATTTTACCTCGCATGTCCGTATATTTTCAAGAATAGATACTATTCCCAGCTTTTCACTATTCACTTTCACTCTGTTTGGGTATATCTTAATAATATAAAAACAATGAAAGTAATGGATT from Pseudomonadota bacterium encodes:
- a CDS encoding phage holin family protein, with translation MVLLLKWLIMATSIVISAYLIPGVYISGFFTALWVALFLGIVNVLVRPILILVTLPINILTLGLFTFVINAVLVLLASSMINGFHVKGFWIAMLFSMVMSIINYLLGFLLITK